The following are encoded in a window of Clarias gariepinus isolate MV-2021 ecotype Netherlands chromosome 8, CGAR_prim_01v2, whole genome shotgun sequence genomic DNA:
- the fam204a gene encoding protein FAM204A, producing MYRGLLPKGLSEADLSPDDDDDEEEEGDTQDKTQNTQTATETETCPAGRDQNVQNDSSSSSSSSSPPDSCLPGVSEDLWQKFKNLKEERKLQMDQPPVRKQRRKRHRKGGTLKQTCDAEEKKDDGEEVRVKQWEELTKYFGTNDRFQPPASSRPSPQSGLEKSMERAIAEGDYGKAEELSDRLATRELAVKIAEAADCRDFARARREEEDSRAARKKRKQIAWGFEAKKRWETKSNMGYM from the exons ATGTACAGAGGTCTCCTTCCGAAAGGACTCAGTGAGGCTGATCTGAgtcctgatgatgatgatgatgaagaggaggagggggacaCTCAGGACAAGACGCAGAACACACAGACTGCCACTGAAACCGAGACATGTCCTGCTGGGAGAGACCAGAATGTGCAGAATGACTCATCATCATCTTCGTCATCTTCATCTCCCCCTGACAGCTGTTTGCCAGGAGTGTCTGAGGATCTGTGGCAG aaattcaaaaaccTTAAAGAGGAGAGAAAGCTTCAGATGGATCAACCTCCAGTtagaaaacaaagaagaaaacgACACAGGAAAG GTGGAACGTTAAAGCAGACGTGTGATGCAGAAGAGAAAAA GGATGATGGTGAGGAAGTTCGGGTAAAGCAGTGGGAAGAACTGACCAAGTATTTCGGCACCAACGATAGATTTCAGCCCCCAGCCAGTAGCCGACCTTCACCACAG TCAGGCCTGGAAAAGAGCATGGAGCGAGCCATCGCCGAAGGGGATTATGGGAAGGCGGAGGAGCTGAGCGACCGGCTGGCGACTCGTGAG CTCGCTGTGAAAATCGCAGAAGCTGCCGACTGCCGTGACTTTGCCCGAGCCAGACGGGAAGAGGAGGATTCTCGGGCTGCACGGAAAAAGAGGAAACAGATCGCATGGGG ctttgaAGCAAAGAAAAGATGGGAAACCAAAAGCAACATGGGCTACATGTGA